The Flavobacterium jumunjinense genome includes a region encoding these proteins:
- a CDS encoding ABC transporter ATP-binding protein, whose translation MVRFQPKSLNDKQKIGLKDTFKSLFFIPRFFKEIWKTNKKLFLVSAFCRIIAALLPVVILWIGKIIIDEIIRITTTSQTDFDYLWKFVFIEFILIILSDLVSRAISLTDGVLGDQYNIQTSIQIIEKTNEIDISLLENSEFYDKLERARTQTMGRVDLMSNVLGQAQTTISIITLVIGLIYFEPYLIILLVLSIIPSFINEIRFSQQQYSLARSWTSERRELDYLRYIGANDKTAKEIKLFGLTDFIVERFGNLANKYFNLNKKLVIKRSAYGFLFNLLGSISYYAAYVFIIYRVLSGVITLGELTFLSGSFNRLMKSLQDFFSRFTRISESALYLKDYFDFIDIPCESKVKEDIPLPTKIQIGFEFKNVYFAYPESEQQILKDVNFTIKAGEKIAFVGQNGAGKTTLTKLLLRFYEPTSGEILLEGININKYNKKEYQAYFGVLFQDFFRYEFTVKENIAIGKIDEVNNQVRIEKAAQLSLADEVVSELTLGYEQQLGKRFVKGQELSGGQWQKIALARAYMKNAEVMILDEPTSALDAKAESEVFERFIHLIENKTSVIISHRFSTVRQADRIIVLADGKILEAGTHQELMNNKSLYAELFTLQAEGYQ comes from the coding sequence ATGGTACGTTTTCAACCGAAATCACTAAACGACAAACAAAAAATAGGTTTAAAGGATACTTTTAAATCTCTTTTTTTTATTCCTAGATTCTTTAAAGAGATTTGGAAAACGAATAAAAAATTATTTCTTGTTTCTGCCTTTTGTAGAATAATAGCAGCTTTGTTACCTGTTGTTATACTTTGGATAGGAAAAATAATAATTGACGAAATCATTCGCATTACAACAACATCCCAAACTGATTTTGATTATTTGTGGAAGTTTGTTTTTATTGAGTTTATACTTATAATTCTTTCTGATTTAGTAAGCAGAGCTATTTCTTTAACTGATGGTGTTCTTGGAGATCAATATAACATTCAAACATCAATTCAAATCATTGAAAAAACAAATGAAATAGATATTAGTCTTCTTGAAAATTCTGAATTTTATGATAAACTAGAAAGAGCGAGAACGCAAACCATGGGCAGAGTCGACTTAATGTCGAATGTATTAGGGCAAGCTCAAACGACAATATCTATAATTACTTTGGTTATTGGTTTGATCTATTTTGAACCCTATTTAATCATTTTATTAGTATTAAGTATTATTCCATCCTTTATTAATGAAATTCGTTTTAGTCAACAACAATATTCTTTAGCAAGGAGTTGGACATCAGAACGAAGAGAGTTAGATTATCTAAGATATATAGGTGCAAACGACAAAACAGCTAAAGAGATAAAACTTTTCGGTTTAACCGATTTTATTGTAGAACGTTTTGGTAATCTTGCTAATAAATACTTTAATCTAAATAAAAAATTAGTAATTAAACGTTCAGCCTATGGTTTTTTGTTTAACCTCTTAGGGTCTATTAGTTATTATGCGGCCTATGTTTTTATAATTTACCGAGTTTTATCTGGTGTAATTACATTAGGGGAATTAACTTTTCTATCGGGTAGTTTTAATAGATTAATGAAGAGTTTACAAGATTTCTTTTCTAGGTTTACGAGAATATCTGAAAGTGCTTTATATCTAAAGGATTATTTTGATTTTATAGATATTCCTTGTGAATCAAAAGTGAAAGAGGATATTCCATTGCCTACTAAAATTCAAATTGGTTTTGAATTTAAGAATGTCTACTTTGCTTATCCAGAATCGGAACAACAAATACTTAAAGATGTTAATTTTACTATTAAAGCAGGTGAGAAAATAGCTTTCGTTGGACAAAATGGTGCAGGAAAAACAACTTTAACAAAATTATTACTTCGTTTTTATGAACCTACTTCTGGCGAAATTCTACTTGAAGGAATAAACATTAATAAATATAATAAAAAAGAGTACCAAGCCTATTTTGGTGTTTTGTTTCAAGATTTCTTTCGTTACGAATTTACAGTCAAAGAAAATATAGCAATTGGTAAGATAGATGAAGTTAATAATCAAGTTCGTATTGAAAAGGCTGCGCAATTAAGTTTAGCAGATGAGGTCGTTTCAGAACTTACTTTAGGTTATGAACAGCAACTTGGAAAACGCTTTGTAAAAGGCCAAGAATTATCAGGCGGTCAATGGCAAAAAATTGCATTGGCTAGAGCTTATATGAAAAATGCTGAGGTAATGATTTTAGACGAACCAACCTCTGCATTAGACGCAAAAGCTGAAAGTGAGGTTTTTGAGCGTTTTATACATTTAATTGAAAACAAAACAAGTGTTATAATTTCTCATAGGTTTAGTACAGTTCGTCAGGCAGATAGAATTATAGTTTTAGCCGATGGTAAGATTTTAGAAGCAGGAACACATCAAGAGTTGATGAATAATAAAAGTTTATATGCTGAATTATTTACGCTTCAAGCTGAAGGATATCAATAA
- a CDS encoding aminotransferase class V-fold PLP-dependent enzyme encodes MFDIQKVRADFPILSQKVNGKPLVYFDNGATSQKPQIVIDAIVDYYSKYNANIHRGVHTLSQLATDAYEEARLKIQKHFNAKQNYEIILTSGTTESINLVANGFASILQKNDEIIVSALEHHSNIVPWQMLCEQTGAILKVIPMDIHGELIMSEYDKLLSDKTKLVFCNHISNALGTLNPIGYIIKKAHEVGAAVLIDGAQACPHLKPDVQALDVDFYVTSAHKMCGPTGVGMLYGKEEWLRKLPPYKGGGEMIATVTFEKTTYADLPHKFEAGTPNICGGIAFGAAVDYMNAIGFDGIAKQEKELLEYGTKRLQEIDNLTIYGPEDLNRKASVISFNVDGIHPYDIGTIIDKLGIAVRTGHHCAQPIMDFFKIPGTIRASFAFYNTKEEIDIFVEAVKKAITMLS; translated from the coding sequence ATGTTTGATATTCAAAAAGTAAGAGCAGATTTTCCAATTTTATCTCAAAAAGTAAACGGAAAACCACTAGTATATTTCGATAATGGAGCTACTTCTCAAAAACCGCAGATAGTAATTGATGCTATTGTTGATTATTATTCCAAATACAACGCTAATATTCATCGTGGTGTACATACATTAAGCCAATTAGCAACAGATGCTTATGAAGAAGCGCGTTTGAAGATTCAAAAGCATTTTAATGCAAAGCAGAACTATGAAATTATTTTAACTTCTGGAACTACAGAAAGCATTAATTTAGTAGCTAATGGTTTTGCATCAATTTTACAAAAAAATGACGAGATTATTGTTTCTGCATTAGAACATCATAGTAATATTGTGCCTTGGCAAATGCTTTGTGAGCAAACAGGAGCAATTTTGAAAGTAATTCCTATGGATATTCATGGGGAGTTAATAATGTCTGAATATGATAAATTACTTTCAGATAAAACGAAATTGGTTTTTTGTAATCATATATCGAATGCATTAGGTACTTTAAATCCAATAGGATATATAATTAAAAAAGCACATGAAGTGGGTGCAGCAGTTTTAATTGATGGAGCGCAAGCTTGTCCACATCTAAAACCAGATGTACAAGCTTTAGATGTCGATTTTTACGTTACTTCTGCGCATAAAATGTGTGGGCCAACAGGTGTAGGGATGTTATATGGTAAAGAAGAATGGTTGCGAAAATTGCCTCCTTACAAAGGTGGAGGTGAAATGATTGCAACAGTAACTTTTGAAAAAACTACCTATGCAGATTTGCCTCATAAATTTGAAGCAGGAACACCAAATATTTGTGGAGGAATTGCTTTTGGAGCTGCAGTAGATTATATGAATGCAATTGGTTTTGACGGTATAGCAAAGCAAGAAAAAGAATTATTAGAGTATGGAACTAAAAGACTTCAGGAAATAGATAATTTAACAATCTATGGTCCAGAAGATTTAAATAGAAAAGCCTCAGTAATATCTTTTAATGTTGATGGTATTCATCCGTATGATATTGGCACGATTATAGATAAATTAGGAATAGCTGTACGAACAGGACATCATTGTGCACAGCCAATTATGGATTTCTTCAAAATTCCTGGGACAATAAGAGCAAGTTTTGCTTTTTATAATACCAAAGAAGAAATTGATATATTTGTAGAAGCTGTTAAAAAAGCTATAACAATGTTGTCATAA
- a CDS encoding DUF3078 domain-containing protein: MKKALLLVLVFVAANSFAQKTEGELINVTAEAAKKAVDTTYSGWKTTGNFVFLFNQSAFNNEWLGGGTSNIAGNAGLNYDFNYKTSDLIWDNKFIASYGLTKIKGQETTKSDDRIEFTSLVGKKAKGYWFYSAFLNFKTQMDVGFKKVTNDNGTPAVLTDDFDQRVTISHFFSPAYLQAGPGLLWKKSDNLKFNFAPATSRLIFVHKHFTEFGSAFGVEQGKSSRFEFGAAVNGYYKFNIMENVSMENILNLYSNYLDKPQNVDIDYQMNLVMKINKYISTNIAFQAIYDDNAIGAFQIREVFGLGFNYGF; this comes from the coding sequence ATGAAAAAAGCTTTATTATTAGTACTGGTATTTGTTGCTGCAAATAGCTTTGCGCAAAAAACAGAAGGAGAATTAATTAATGTTACTGCAGAAGCTGCAAAAAAAGCAGTAGACACAACTTATTCTGGATGGAAAACGACAGGAAACTTTGTTTTCCTTTTTAATCAGTCTGCATTTAATAATGAATGGTTAGGTGGTGGGACTTCTAACATTGCTGGAAATGCTGGATTAAATTATGATTTTAATTATAAAACTTCAGATTTAATTTGGGATAATAAATTTATTGCTTCTTATGGTTTAACTAAGATTAAAGGACAAGAAACTACAAAGTCAGACGACCGTATAGAATTTACTTCATTAGTAGGTAAGAAAGCGAAAGGATATTGGTTTTATTCAGCTTTTTTAAATTTTAAAACTCAAATGGATGTTGGTTTTAAAAAAGTGACTAATGATAATGGAACACCTGCAGTTTTAACAGATGATTTTGATCAAAGAGTAACCATTTCTCATTTTTTCTCTCCTGCCTATCTTCAAGCAGGTCCAGGCTTATTATGGAAAAAAAGTGATAATTTGAAATTTAATTTCGCTCCTGCAACATCACGTTTGATTTTTGTTCATAAGCATTTTACAGAATTCGGATCAGCTTTTGGGGTAGAACAAGGAAAAAGTTCTCGTTTCGAATTTGGTGCTGCTGTAAACGGGTATTATAAGTTTAATATAATGGAGAATGTTTCTATGGAAAACATTTTGAATCTTTATTCTAATTATTTAGATAAACCACAAAATGTAGATATAGATTATCAAATGAATTTAGTGATGAAAATTAATAAATACATTTCTACTAATATTGCTTTTCAAGCTATTTACGATGATAATGCAATTGGAGCATTTCAAATTAGAGAAGTATTTGGTTTAGGATTTAATTACGGATTTTAA
- a CDS encoding SUF system Fe-S cluster assembly protein produces MEEFKDEINLGENVVKVLKSIYDPEIPVDIYELGLIYDVMINEDNDVKILMTLTSPNCPVAESLPMEVEEKVRSIDEVKSCEVEITFDPPWSKDLMSEEAKLELGML; encoded by the coding sequence ATGGAAGAATTTAAAGATGAGATAAACTTAGGGGAAAATGTTGTAAAGGTTTTAAAAAGTATTTATGATCCTGAAATCCCTGTTGATATTTACGAGTTAGGACTAATATATGATGTAATGATTAATGAAGATAATGATGTTAAAATCTTAATGACATTAACTTCTCCTAATTGCCCAGTAGCAGAATCGTTACCAATGGAAGTAGAAGAGAAAGTAAGATCGATCGATGAGGTGAAATCTTGTGAAGTTGAAATTACTTTTGACCCACCATGGAGTAAAGATTTAATGAGTGAAGAGGCTAAACTAGAATTAGGAATGCTTTAA
- the hflX gene encoding GTPase HflX translates to MLEKIEHQFEKTAIVGIVTQNQSEEKLREYLDELEFLTFTAGGEVVKRFSQKMDKPNPKTFVGTGKLEEINYYIKDNDVKTVIFDDELTPSQLKNITKELDCKVLDRTNLILDIFAQRAQTSYARTQVELAQCQYLLPRLTGMWTHLERQRGGIGMRGPGETEIETDRRIVRDRISLLKEKIKTIDKQMSVQRGNRGAMVRVALVGYTNVGKSTLMNAVGKSDVFVENKLFATLDTTVRKTVIRNLPFLLSDTVGFIRKLPTQLVESFKSTLDEVREADLLLHVVDISHPEFEDHIASVNDILKEIKSDNKPIIMVFNKIDAFNPVYFDVENLEIEKESKHYTLDEWKQTWMSKMGEDNALFISATDKLNFEEFREKVYEAVREIHITRFPYNKFLYPEYNEALDTE, encoded by the coding sequence ATGTTAGAAAAAATAGAACATCAATTTGAAAAAACTGCCATTGTTGGTATTGTCACGCAAAACCAAAGTGAAGAAAAATTAAGAGAATATCTAGATGAACTAGAATTCCTTACTTTCACAGCTGGAGGTGAAGTCGTGAAACGTTTTTCTCAAAAAATGGACAAACCAAATCCTAAAACATTTGTAGGTACTGGAAAGCTAGAAGAAATTAATTACTACATTAAAGATAACGATGTTAAAACAGTAATTTTTGATGACGAATTAACACCGTCTCAATTAAAAAATATAACAAAAGAATTAGATTGTAAAGTTTTAGACCGAACCAATTTAATTCTAGATATTTTTGCCCAACGTGCTCAAACTTCATATGCTAGAACACAGGTTGAATTAGCACAATGTCAGTATTTACTTCCAAGGCTTACAGGTATGTGGACACATCTTGAACGTCAACGTGGAGGAATTGGAATGCGTGGCCCTGGAGAAACAGAAATTGAAACAGACAGACGTATTGTTAGAGATCGAATTTCGTTATTAAAAGAAAAAATCAAAACAATCGACAAACAAATGTCTGTGCAACGTGGAAATCGTGGAGCAATGGTTCGAGTTGCTCTAGTTGGTTATACTAATGTTGGTAAATCGACTTTAATGAATGCCGTTGGGAAAAGTGATGTTTTTGTTGAAAATAAATTATTTGCAACTTTAGATACTACTGTTAGAAAAACTGTAATTAGGAATTTACCCTTTCTTTTAAGCGATACAGTGGGCTTTATTAGAAAACTACCAACTCAATTGGTTGAGTCCTTTAAAAGTACCTTAGACGAAGTTAGAGAGGCTGATTTATTACTTCATGTAGTAGATATTTCTCATCCTGAATTTGAAGACCATATTGCATCTGTTAATGATATTCTTAAAGAGATAAAGAGTGACAATAAACCAATTATCATGGTTTTTAATAAAATTGACGCATTCAATCCTGTTTATTTTGATGTAGAAAATTTAGAAATTGAAAAAGAATCGAAACATTATACTCTTGATGAATGGAAACAAACTTGGATGAGTAAAATGGGCGAAGATAATGCCTTATTTATTTCAGCAACTGACAAATTAAACTTTGAGGAGTTTAGAGAAAAAGTATATGAAGCCGTGAGAGAAATTCACATTACGCGATTCCCATATAACAAATTCTTATATCCAGAATATAACGAAGCATTAGATACGGAATAA
- a CDS encoding DUF2480 family protein, with translation MEKEIINKVANSKLEVFDLEDYFPKEEIVSLDISQWLYEGFILREKDFRENLKAFDWSQFSGKGVTLFCSTDAILPAWTFALITSYLFPYAKQIVHGNKLNYLLVHYTSALSLIDFSVYQGIPLILKGCSKKDVPQEIYTLAIQKICPFAKSIMFGEACSAVPLFKAK, from the coding sequence ATGGAAAAAGAAATTATAAATAAAGTTGCAAATAGTAAGTTAGAAGTTTTTGATTTGGAAGATTATTTTCCAAAAGAGGAAATTGTATCATTAGATATCTCTCAGTGGCTTTATGAGGGTTTCATTTTGAGAGAAAAAGATTTTAGAGAAAACTTGAAAGCTTTCGATTGGAGTCAGTTTTCAGGTAAAGGAGTAACCCTTTTTTGTAGTACAGATGCAATTCTGCCTGCTTGGACGTTTGCATTAATTACATCTTATTTATTTCCCTATGCAAAGCAAATCGTACATGGAAATAAATTGAACTATTTGTTGGTTCATTATACTAGTGCTTTGAGTTTAATTGATTTTTCGGTCTACCAAGGTATACCGCTAATTTTAAAAGGATGTTCTAAAAAAGATGTTCCTCAAGAGATTTATACATTAGCAATTCAGAAAATTTGCCCATTTGCAAAGAGTATTATGTTTGGAGAAGCATGTTCGGCAGTTCCGTTGTTTAAAGCAAAATAG
- a CDS encoding SufE family protein codes for MKIQAIQEEIIDEFSMFDDWMERYEYIIELGKTLPLIDENHKTEDNIIKGCQSKVWVNGEMIEDKIVFTADSDAILTKGIIAILIRTFSNQSPQDILDANTDFIDEIGLKEHLSPTRANGLVSMIKKIKMYALAFQAKQ; via the coding sequence ATGAAAATACAAGCCATACAAGAAGAAATTATTGATGAATTCTCCATGTTTGACGATTGGATGGAGCGTTATGAATATATTATTGAATTAGGTAAGACACTTCCATTGATAGATGAAAATCACAAAACGGAAGATAATATTATAAAAGGTTGTCAGTCTAAAGTTTGGGTCAATGGAGAAATGATTGAAGATAAAATTGTATTTACTGCAGATAGTGATGCAATTCTAACAAAGGGAATTATTGCAATACTCATACGTACTTTCTCTAATCAATCTCCTCAAGATATTTTAGATGCTAATACCGATTTTATTGATGAAATAGGATTAAAAGAACATCTATCGCCAACGAGAGCCAACGGATTGGTTTCAATGATTAAAAAGATTAAAATGTATGCTTTAGCTTTCCAAGCAAAGCAGTAA